The proteins below are encoded in one region of Streptomyces ficellus:
- a CDS encoding LacI family DNA-binding transcriptional regulator, which produces MTQTPPRPPAGPPARRPVPTSADVARLAGVSRATVSYVLNNTSAVRISEPTRRRVREAAEELGYVPHAAARSLRAGRTRIVLLPTAHVPVGPLYGHFLNELQWALRRLDYTVVQYASMGLRGDEAARAWAELRPVAVVSFGAVDLTPFGVDILKRSGARAVITLGTRPVEGAHNVVMDQRRVGACAGAHLLERGYRRLGVVMPEEPGLNVFSAPRLEGVRGAAAGTDAEVVPLPLAYTEESAAALTARLPSLGVDAVFAYNDEYASLLLRALLDAGVSVPDDTALMGADDLLLGKLLRPRLSTVQVDMETGQHLAELVDRLVGDPDRTPDDHGHQAGHAPGHDLMAARAIRREST; this is translated from the coding sequence ATGACCCAGACACCTCCCCGGCCGCCCGCCGGACCCCCGGCCCGCCGCCCGGTCCCGACCAGCGCCGACGTCGCGCGGCTGGCCGGTGTCTCCCGGGCCACCGTCTCGTACGTGCTCAACAACACCTCGGCCGTGCGGATCAGCGAACCCACCCGCCGCCGGGTGCGCGAGGCCGCCGAGGAACTGGGCTACGTCCCGCACGCCGCCGCGCGCAGCCTGCGCGCCGGCCGCACCCGGATCGTGCTCCTGCCCACCGCGCACGTCCCGGTCGGCCCGCTCTACGGCCACTTCCTCAACGAACTCCAGTGGGCGCTGCGCCGCCTGGACTACACGGTGGTGCAGTACGCGAGCATGGGCCTGCGGGGTGACGAGGCGGCCCGCGCCTGGGCCGAACTGCGGCCGGTCGCCGTCGTGTCGTTCGGCGCGGTCGATCTCACCCCGTTCGGCGTCGACATCCTCAAGCGCTCCGGCGCCAGAGCCGTGATCACCCTGGGGACGCGGCCCGTCGAGGGCGCCCACAACGTCGTCATGGACCAGCGCCGGGTGGGCGCCTGCGCGGGCGCCCACCTGCTGGAGCGCGGCTACCGGCGCCTCGGCGTGGTGATGCCCGAGGAGCCCGGCCTGAACGTGTTCTCCGCCCCCCGCCTCGAAGGGGTGCGGGGTGCGGCGGCCGGCACGGACGCGGAGGTCGTACCGCTGCCGCTCGCCTACACGGAGGAGTCGGCGGCGGCCCTCACCGCCCGCCTGCCCTCCCTCGGGGTGGACGCCGTCTTCGCCTACAACGACGAGTACGCCTCGCTGCTGCTGCGCGCCCTGCTGGACGCGGGGGTGTCCGTCCCGGACGACACCGCCCTCATGGGCGCCGACGACCTGCTGCTCGGCAAGCTCCTGCGACCCCGGCTGAGCACGGTCCAGGTCGACATGGAGACCGGCCAGCACCTGGCCGAGCTGGTCGACCGGCTGGTCGGCGACCCGGACCGCACACCCGACGACCACGGTCACCAGGCAGGCCACGCGCCCGGCCACGACCTGATGGCCGCCCGGGCGATCCGGCGGGAGTCCACCTGA
- a CDS encoding dihydrolipoyl dehydrogenase family protein: MTETVEYDVVVVGAGPVGENVADRAAAAGLSVAVVENELVGGECSYWACMPSKALLRPAIARADARKVPGLRGAVQGPLDAPAVLAHRDGHVSHWKDDGQVDWLDSIGARLHRGRGRLDGPRRVTVEGADGARQTLTARHAVAVCTGSRAVLPDLPGLAAARPWTSREATSAQQAPGRLVVVGGGVVGTEMATAWQALGSAVTLLVRGGGLLPRMEPFVGEHVADALTEAGADIRTGVSVTAVERPEPGGPVTVALDDGTRLEADEILFATGRAPRTDDLGLETVGLEPGSWLSVDDTCLVGGTDWLYAVGDVNRRALLTHQGKYQARIAGAAIGVRADGAAPPDTGPWGAHSATADHAAVPQVVFCDPEAASVGLTLAEAEAAGHRVRAVDQDLAGVAGSGLYADGYRGRARMVVDLEREILLGVTLVGPAVGELLHSATIAVTAEVPVARLWHAVPAYPTISEVWLRLLEGYRG, encoded by the coding sequence ATGACTGAAACGGTGGAGTACGACGTCGTCGTCGTGGGCGCAGGCCCCGTCGGCGAGAACGTGGCCGACCGGGCCGCCGCGGCGGGCCTGAGCGTCGCGGTGGTCGAGAACGAACTGGTGGGCGGCGAGTGCTCCTACTGGGCGTGCATGCCCAGCAAGGCGCTGCTGCGCCCCGCGATCGCCCGCGCCGACGCCCGCAAGGTCCCCGGCCTGCGCGGAGCCGTCCAGGGCCCGCTCGACGCCCCCGCGGTGCTCGCCCACCGCGACGGCCACGTGTCGCACTGGAAGGACGACGGCCAGGTGGACTGGCTGGACTCCATCGGCGCCCGCCTCCACCGCGGTCGCGGCAGGCTCGACGGCCCCAGGAGGGTCACCGTCGAAGGGGCCGACGGTGCACGGCAGACCCTGACCGCCCGGCACGCCGTCGCCGTCTGCACCGGCAGCCGCGCCGTCCTGCCCGACCTGCCGGGCCTCGCCGCCGCCCGCCCCTGGACCAGCCGCGAGGCGACCAGCGCCCAGCAGGCGCCGGGCCGTCTCGTCGTGGTCGGCGGGGGAGTGGTCGGCACCGAGATGGCCACCGCCTGGCAGGCGCTCGGCTCCGCCGTCACCCTCCTGGTACGCGGCGGGGGCCTGCTCCCGCGGATGGAGCCCTTCGTCGGCGAGCACGTGGCGGACGCCCTCACCGAGGCCGGCGCCGACATCCGTACCGGCGTCTCCGTCACCGCCGTCGAGCGGCCGGAACCCGGCGGTCCGGTCACGGTCGCCCTGGACGACGGCACCCGCCTGGAGGCCGACGAGATCCTCTTCGCCACCGGCCGCGCCCCGCGCACGGACGACCTCGGCCTGGAGACCGTCGGCCTCGAACCCGGTTCCTGGCTGTCCGTCGACGACACCTGCCTGGTCGGGGGCACCGACTGGCTGTACGCGGTCGGCGACGTCAACCGCCGTGCCCTGCTCACCCACCAGGGCAAGTACCAGGCGCGGATCGCCGGGGCCGCCATCGGCGTCCGCGCCGACGGGGCAGCCCCGCCGGACACCGGCCCGTGGGGCGCGCACTCCGCGACCGCCGACCACGCCGCCGTGCCCCAGGTCGTCTTCTGCGACCCGGAGGCCGCGTCCGTCGGTCTCACCCTCGCCGAGGCGGAGGCGGCCGGGCACCGCGTCCGGGCGGTCGACCAGGACCTGGCGGGCGTCGCCGGCTCCGGCCTCTACGCGGACGGCTACCGGGGCCGCGCCCGGATGGTCGTCGACCTGGAACGCGAGATCCTGCTCGGCGTCACCCTCGTCGGCCCGGCGGTGGGCGAACTCCTCCACTCGGCCACCATCGCCGTCACCGCCGAGGTCCCGGTCGCCCGCCTCTGGCACGCCGTCCCCGCGTACCCCACGATCAGCGAGGTGTGGCTCCGGCTGCTGGAGGGCTACCGCGGCTGA
- a CDS encoding alkaline phosphatase D family protein, with protein MDTHLPELRAAARRMGRRHFLTVAGAAAALAFTTHLPAAGAASRTALDARKISAYPFTLGIASGDPLPDSVLLWTRLAPAPFEPDGGLPAQRVEVQWEVAYDEQFYALVRSGTATAHPEYAHSVHVEVPGLDEDRSYYYRFRAGTWISPVGRARTAPSPSSFWVPSMSFAAVACAAYFDGYYTAYKHVADEDVDMVVHLGDYIYEYGVDSAGGHRGYTDRKLPAHFNTETVTLQDYRLRYALYKNDADLQAAHAAHPFVVTWDDHETENNYAGAVAENGVPPEEFLLRRAAAYRAYWENLPLRPPQKPAGADMRLYRRLRFGRLAQFDILDTRQYRSDQAYGDGWQAPGPLTMDPSRTMTGAEQERWLLDGWKTSDAVWNIVPQQVTFAQRRDVPTADYRLSMDAWDGYAASRKRLLDGATAAGVDNLMVLSGDAHVGYGFDLKADFDNPASRVVGTEISTTSLTSGRDGAQKPGNWISLTQANPHLKFYDGRRGYTVVRLGQSSAGIDFRTVSAVTRPGGTLSTAASFTTSAGTPGLQPA; from the coding sequence ATGGACACTCACCTGCCCGAGCTCCGGGCCGCAGCCCGCCGTATGGGGCGCCGTCACTTCCTGACCGTGGCCGGTGCCGCCGCCGCGCTGGCGTTCACCACGCACCTGCCGGCCGCCGGTGCGGCGAGCCGTACCGCGCTGGACGCCCGGAAGATCAGCGCGTACCCCTTCACCCTGGGCATCGCCTCGGGCGACCCGCTGCCGGACTCCGTCCTGCTGTGGACGCGGCTCGCGCCCGCCCCGTTCGAACCGGACGGCGGGCTGCCGGCGCAGCGGGTGGAGGTGCAGTGGGAGGTGGCGTACGACGAGCAGTTCTACGCCCTCGTCAGGAGCGGGACCGCGACCGCCCACCCGGAGTACGCCCACAGTGTCCACGTGGAGGTCCCGGGGCTCGACGAGGACCGCTCGTACTACTACCGCTTCCGCGCGGGCACCTGGATCAGCCCGGTGGGCCGGGCCCGTACCGCTCCCTCCCCCAGCTCCTTCTGGGTGCCGTCCATGAGCTTCGCCGCGGTCGCCTGCGCCGCCTACTTCGACGGGTACTACACCGCCTACAAGCACGTCGCGGACGAGGACGTGGACATGGTGGTGCACCTGGGCGACTACATCTACGAGTACGGCGTCGACTCGGCCGGCGGCCACCGCGGGTACACCGACCGGAAGCTGCCCGCGCACTTCAACACCGAGACGGTCACCCTCCAGGACTACCGGCTGCGTTACGCGCTCTACAAGAACGACGCCGACCTGCAGGCGGCGCACGCCGCGCACCCGTTCGTCGTGACCTGGGACGACCACGAGACGGAGAACAACTACGCGGGGGCGGTCGCGGAGAACGGCGTACCGCCGGAGGAGTTCCTGCTGCGCCGCGCCGCCGCGTACCGCGCCTACTGGGAGAACCTGCCGCTGCGTCCGCCGCAGAAGCCGGCCGGTGCCGACATGCGGCTGTACCGGCGGCTGCGGTTCGGGCGGCTGGCCCAGTTCGACATCCTGGACACCCGCCAGTACCGCTCCGACCAGGCGTACGGGGACGGCTGGCAGGCTCCCGGGCCGCTGACGATGGACCCCTCGCGCACGATGACCGGGGCCGAGCAGGAGCGCTGGCTGCTGGACGGGTGGAAGACCTCGGACGCGGTGTGGAACATCGTGCCCCAGCAGGTCACCTTCGCCCAGCGGCGGGACGTCCCCACGGCGGACTACCGGCTCTCGATGGACGCCTGGGACGGGTACGCCGCCTCCCGCAAACGCCTCCTCGACGGGGCGACCGCCGCGGGGGTGGACAACCTGATGGTGCTGTCCGGTGACGCGCACGTCGGGTACGGCTTCGACCTGAAGGCCGACTTCGACAACCCGGCCTCCCGGGTCGTCGGTACGGAGATCTCCACGACGTCCCTCACCAGCGGCCGGGACGGCGCCCAGAAGCCCGGCAACTGGATCAGCCTCACCCAGGCCAACCCGCACCTGAAGTTCTACGACGGACGCCGTGGCTACACCGTCGTGCGGCTGGGCCAGAGCAGCGCCGGGATCGACTTCAGGACGGTGTCCGCCGTCACCAGGCCGGGCGGCACGCTCAGCACGGCCGCCTCCTTCACGACGAGCGCGGGCACGCCCGGCCTCCAGCCCGCGTGA
- a CDS encoding chloride channel protein: MNGRTMGSSAPTPGPDEPLLRRRYARLLLLATAMGVPIALACFFFVGAQHALQHAVWEDLPEAVGYAEPPWWWPLPALLLAGLLLAPVVTRVPGGGGHLAVHGLAKAPSEPAAVPGVVFAALATLPLGVVLGPEAPLMALGSGLALLAMRRTRREADPRTAMVLGTAGSTAAISTILGGPLVAAVLVVEAAALAGPQLVTLLLPCLLASAAGALVFTGFGHWTGLKIGALTVPKVPPAANPDAGDFLWGIPLAVGVALVVSVLHRLGDVTAVWTARRTAVRTVVCAVAAGVCVAAYALITGRSPAEAALSGEETLGALAGDPGSWPVAALLVLVVCKGLAWGVCLGSLRGGPIFPAVLLGAAMGVACAGLPGLGAAPGLAAGIATATATVTRLPLASSVLAVLLLGRDGADQMPLIVVCSVVGFLTARLVEDRTGPKPVAGGAAPAGAAR; encoded by the coding sequence GTGAACGGGCGGACCATGGGGAGTTCCGCGCCGACGCCCGGGCCGGATGAGCCGCTGCTGCGCCGCCGGTACGCCCGTCTGCTGCTGCTGGCGACGGCCATGGGCGTGCCGATCGCGCTGGCCTGCTTCTTCTTCGTGGGTGCTCAGCACGCGCTCCAGCACGCCGTTTGGGAAGACCTGCCCGAGGCGGTCGGCTACGCCGAACCCCCGTGGTGGTGGCCGCTGCCGGCGCTGCTGCTGGCCGGGTTGCTGCTGGCCCCGGTCGTCACCCGTGTGCCGGGTGGCGGCGGGCACCTCGCGGTCCACGGCCTCGCCAAGGCGCCCAGCGAGCCGGCGGCCGTGCCGGGGGTGGTCTTCGCGGCTCTGGCAACCCTGCCCCTGGGTGTGGTGCTGGGACCGGAGGCGCCCCTGATGGCTCTGGGGAGCGGGCTGGCCCTGCTGGCCATGCGGCGGACGCGGCGGGAGGCGGACCCCAGGACGGCGATGGTGCTGGGGACCGCCGGGTCGACCGCCGCGATCTCGACGATCCTGGGCGGTCCGCTCGTGGCGGCCGTCCTGGTCGTGGAGGCGGCCGCGCTCGCCGGGCCGCAGTTGGTGACCCTGCTCCTGCCCTGCCTCCTCGCGAGCGCGGCGGGCGCGCTGGTGTTCACGGGGTTCGGCCACTGGACGGGGCTGAAGATCGGTGCGCTCACCGTGCCCAAGGTGCCGCCGGCCGCCAACCCGGACGCCGGTGACTTCCTGTGGGGGATCCCTCTGGCGGTGGGGGTGGCCCTGGTCGTCTCGGTGCTGCACCGGCTCGGGGACGTCACGGCGGTCTGGACGGCGCGGCGCACGGCCGTGCGCACGGTGGTGTGCGCCGTGGCGGCGGGCGTGTGCGTCGCCGCGTACGCGCTGATCACCGGGCGGTCACCGGCGGAGGCGGCCCTGTCGGGCGAGGAGACGCTGGGGGCGCTGGCGGGGGATCCGGGGTCGTGGCCGGTCGCCGCCCTGCTCGTCCTGGTCGTCTGCAAGGGGCTGGCCTGGGGCGTGTGCCTGGGCAGCCTGCGGGGCGGGCCCATCTTCCCGGCGGTGCTGCTGGGCGCGGCGATGGGGGTGGCGTGCGCGGGGCTGCCGGGCCTCGGGGCGGCGCCCGGACTGGCGGCGGGGATCGCCACGGCGACGGCCACGGTGACCCGGTTGCCGCTGGCGAGCAGTGTGCTGGCCGTCCTGCTGCTCGGCCGGGACGGGGCCGATCAGATGCCGCTGATCGTGGTGTGTTCCGTGGTCGGTTTCCTCACCGCCCGGCTCGTCGAGGACAGGACCGGGCCGAAACCCGTGGCCGGCGGCGCAGCGCCCGCCGGGGCCGCCCGGTGA
- a CDS encoding potassium channel family protein — translation MLSAAALVAAYFLLPLDSLGPHRPAVSWSVFLVSVGVVAVLLLRQITAVTLERRDTRPGLVIPLLMCLSVLVFAAAYYGLAKQPGEFAGLRTRLDALYFTLVTLATIGFGDITPQGQGARFVTMLQILFNFVFLTAAATSLTRHVRGRVGERHGRRGGPGDQPR, via the coding sequence GTGCTGAGCGCGGCCGCGCTGGTGGCGGCGTACTTCCTGCTGCCGCTGGACTCCCTCGGGCCTCATCGCCCCGCCGTGAGCTGGTCGGTGTTCCTCGTGTCCGTGGGCGTGGTGGCCGTGCTCCTGCTGCGGCAGATCACAGCCGTGACGCTGGAACGGCGCGACACCCGGCCGGGTCTGGTGATCCCCCTGCTCATGTGCCTGTCGGTGCTGGTCTTCGCCGCCGCGTACTACGGGCTGGCGAAGCAGCCGGGCGAGTTCGCGGGGCTGAGGACCAGGCTGGACGCGCTCTACTTCACCCTGGTCACCCTGGCGACGATCGGCTTCGGGGACATCACGCCCCAGGGGCAGGGAGCACGGTTCGTGACGATGCTTCAGATCCTGTTCAACTTCGTGTTCCTCACCGCCGCGGCGACCTCGCTGACCCGGCACGTGCGCGGCCGGGTCGGCGAGCGCCATGGGCGGCGCGGGGGCCCGGGGGATCAGCCGCGGTAG
- a CDS encoding thiolase family protein, translating to MSTRDVYIVDAVRTPIGKFGGALASVRPDDLAAHVVKALMARTPGLDPARLDDVYFGDANGAGEDNRDVARMAVLLAGLPVSVPGVTVNRLCGSGLEAVIQAARAIAVGDASVVLAGGVESMSRAPWVLQKPERAFPAGHQQLHSTTLGWRMTNPRMPAEWTVSLGEGAELIADKHAITREQQDAFALASHQKAAAAWAEGLYDGEVVPYAGVDLVRDECIRDSTSMAALAKLKPSFRTDGTGTVTAGNASPLNDGAAALLLVDEAGLKACGREPLARIRTSAVTGIEPQLFGLGPVEAVQRALTKAGRTFADLTTFELNEAFAAQSLGCLAEWPELDPSVVNPRGGAIAVGHPLGASGARLAGAVTHQLAAAGSGTGLAALCIGVGQGLALVLER from the coding sequence ATGAGCACCCGCGACGTCTACATCGTCGACGCCGTCCGCACGCCGATCGGCAAGTTCGGCGGCGCCCTCGCCTCCGTGCGTCCGGACGACCTGGCCGCCCACGTCGTCAAGGCGCTCATGGCCCGTACGCCCGGCCTCGACCCCGCGCGCCTCGACGACGTCTACTTCGGCGACGCCAACGGCGCCGGCGAGGACAACCGCGATGTGGCCCGCATGGCCGTGCTGCTCGCCGGTCTCCCCGTCTCCGTACCGGGAGTCACCGTCAACCGCCTGTGCGGCTCCGGCCTCGAAGCCGTCATCCAGGCGGCCCGCGCCATCGCGGTCGGGGACGCCTCGGTCGTCCTGGCGGGCGGCGTCGAGTCGATGTCCCGGGCGCCCTGGGTGCTGCAGAAGCCCGAGCGTGCCTTCCCCGCCGGGCACCAGCAGCTCCACTCGACCACGCTGGGCTGGCGCATGACCAACCCGAGGATGCCCGCCGAGTGGACCGTCTCCCTCGGCGAGGGCGCCGAGCTGATCGCCGACAAGCACGCGATCACCCGCGAACAGCAGGACGCCTTCGCGCTGGCGAGCCATCAGAAGGCCGCCGCCGCCTGGGCGGAAGGGCTCTACGACGGTGAGGTCGTGCCGTACGCGGGCGTGGACCTCGTCCGTGACGAGTGCATCCGCGACAGCACCTCCATGGCGGCCCTGGCCAAGCTGAAGCCGTCCTTCCGCACCGACGGCACCGGCACCGTGACGGCCGGCAACGCCTCGCCGCTCAACGACGGCGCCGCCGCGCTGCTGCTCGTCGACGAGGCGGGGCTGAAGGCCTGCGGCCGCGAACCGCTCGCCCGCATTCGCACCTCGGCCGTCACCGGCATCGAGCCGCAGCTGTTCGGCCTCGGACCGGTGGAGGCCGTCCAGCGCGCCCTCACCAAGGCGGGCCGCACCTTCGCGGACCTCACCACGTTCGAGCTGAACGAGGCGTTCGCCGCGCAGTCGCTGGGCTGCCTCGCCGAGTGGCCCGAGCTGGACCCGTCGGTGGTCAACCCGCGCGGCGGCGCCATCGCCGTGGGCCACCCGCTGGGTGCCTCGGGCGCCCGCCTGGCCGGCGCGGTGACCCACCAGCTCGCGGCCGCCGGCTCCGGCACCGGTCTCGCGGCGCTCTGCATCGGCGTGGGCCAGGGCCTGGCACTGGTACTGGAGCGCTGA
- the trxA gene encoding thioredoxin, protein MGTVELTKDNFDQVVSENDFILIDFWAAWCGPCRQFAPVFESASERHPDLVFAKVDTEAQTELAAAFEIQSIPTLMIVRDNVAVFAQPGALPEPALEDLIGQARQLDMDEVRKSIEEGKAGA, encoded by the coding sequence ATGGGCACCGTAGAGCTCACCAAGGACAACTTCGATCAGGTCGTGAGCGAGAACGACTTCATCCTGATCGATTTCTGGGCTGCTTGGTGCGGACCGTGCCGCCAGTTCGCGCCGGTCTTCGAGAGCGCGTCCGAGCGCCATCCGGACCTGGTGTTCGCGAAGGTCGACACGGAGGCGCAGACGGAGCTGGCCGCGGCGTTCGAGATCCAGTCGATCCCCACGCTGATGATCGTCCGTGACAACGTCGCCGTGTTCGCCCAGCCCGGGGCGCTGCCCGAGCCGGCCCTGGAGGACCTGATCGGGCAGGCGCGCCAACTGGACATGGACGAGGTGCGCAAGTCCATCGAGGAGGGCAAGGCCGGGGCATGA